The following coding sequences are from one Negativicoccus succinicivorans window:
- the nrdG gene encoding anaerobic ribonucleoside-triphosphate reductase activating protein — MRYGQIRHYDIANGEGIRTSIFVTGCTHNCPNCFNVEYQNFQAGNLWTDKETATVVDYINDPNVAGLTLLGGEPMQNVEGLIEVVRAVRAAQPQKNIWVYSGYTWEEIISDPVRLSLLRLCDVLVDGRFVDALRDPALRFRGSSNQRVIAIGESLLQGKVVLHRDIHTHRPITTTADT; from the coding sequence ATGCGTTACGGACAAATCCGGCACTACGATATTGCCAACGGTGAAGGCATTCGGACAAGCATTTTTGTCACGGGCTGCACTCACAATTGTCCGAATTGCTTCAACGTCGAATACCAGAATTTTCAGGCCGGTAACCTTTGGACGGACAAGGAAACCGCGACGGTGGTCGACTACATCAATGACCCGAATGTGGCGGGTCTGACCCTTTTGGGCGGCGAGCCCATGCAAAATGTCGAGGGACTGATCGAGGTCGTGCGCGCCGTGCGGGCGGCCCAGCCGCAAAAAAACATTTGGGTGTATTCCGGCTACACCTGGGAAGAGATTATCAGTGATCCCGTTCGATTATCGCTTCTGCGTCTGTGTGACGTGCTCGTTGACGGGCGTTTCGTGGACGCGTTGCGCGATCCCGCGTTGCGTTTCCGCGGCTCGTCAAATCAGCGCGTCATCGCGATCGGAGAATCTCTTTTGCAAGGAAAAGTAGTATTGCATCGGGATATTCACACGCATCGTCCGATTACGACGACAGCGGATACTTAA
- a CDS encoding transglycosylase domain-containing protein: MRHSSARARKRKKRGANKSTLIIAAIIALVIFLGAGCGFIGATISNLPDVQQTDTPAASSQIFDIKGRLITTIHAEENRLPVSLDQVPENLQHAFLAAEDIRFYDHHGIDPRGIMRAIFANITHNGIAQGGSTITQQLARNAFLTQNRTLERKFQEAILALQIEREYTKPEILQMYMNQIYFGEGAYGIQTAANIYFGKPVSELDLAQCALLAGLPQSPNYYSPFSNLEAAKTRQATVLNQMAKYGFISQEDADAAKAADLGLRSQESLKQIRGSRASYFISYIEQLISDKYDAEALYKEGLKIYTTLDLDMQEAAERSLEANLPDFYTDANGLRQPQGAIVAIDPHNGHILAMVGGRGTDHFNRATQAVRQPGSAFKPFVYISAVEKGMTPGTIVDDSPVTIAGWSPQNYSRTFSGKMTLRQALMNSVNVPAVKIAQEVGMHNILANAENMGISTLVFKGGNNDENLAAALGGLTQGVIPLDMASAYGVLANGGVHMEPLAIIRIVDRNGNVLEENTAKGTQVISQKTAYIVTNMLESAVLHGTGGNAYIGRPMAGKTGTTDESKDAWFVGYTPDVAAAVWIGDDFDGTLQGLTGGTVPAAIWRDFMHAAVADMPANSFPTPAGVEGIAAEGFYQPASESDKKDEDKDKKDKDGKKKDKKSSAKSDNDDGDETPERVPGKVKGAGNE, encoded by the coding sequence ATGCGACATTCGAGCGCGCGCGCAAGGAAACGGAAAAAGCGCGGTGCAAATAAAAGTACGCTCATTATCGCCGCGATTATCGCGCTGGTCATTTTTCTGGGCGCCGGTTGCGGATTTATCGGCGCTACCATCAGCAATTTGCCCGATGTGCAGCAAACGGATACCCCGGCGGCGTCATCGCAGATTTTTGACATCAAAGGTCGCCTGATTACGACCATTCATGCGGAGGAAAACCGGTTACCGGTTTCGCTGGATCAGGTCCCCGAGAATTTGCAGCATGCCTTTTTGGCGGCGGAAGATATCCGTTTTTATGATCATCACGGCATCGATCCCCGCGGCATCATGCGCGCGATCTTTGCCAACATCACGCACAACGGCATCGCGCAAGGCGGCAGTACCATTACGCAACAGCTGGCCCGCAACGCATTCCTGACGCAAAATCGGACTTTGGAGCGTAAATTCCAGGAAGCCATTTTGGCGTTGCAGATCGAACGCGAATACACCAAACCCGAAATCTTGCAAATGTACATGAACCAGATTTATTTTGGTGAAGGCGCCTACGGGATTCAGACAGCGGCCAATATTTATTTCGGTAAACCGGTAAGCGAACTGGATTTGGCGCAATGCGCTCTCCTGGCCGGTTTACCGCAAAGTCCTAACTACTACTCCCCGTTCAGCAATTTGGAAGCGGCGAAAACGCGACAGGCTACGGTTTTGAATCAGATGGCCAAGTACGGCTTCATCTCGCAAGAAGACGCGGACGCCGCCAAGGCGGCCGATTTGGGCTTGCGCTCACAGGAAAGCCTGAAACAGATTCGCGGCTCCCGCGCTTCCTATTTCATCAGCTACATCGAGCAGCTGATCAGCGACAAGTACGATGCGGAAGCGCTTTATAAAGAAGGCTTGAAAATTTACACGACGTTGGATCTGGATATGCAGGAAGCGGCGGAACGCTCGCTGGAAGCGAATCTGCCGGACTTCTACACCGACGCCAACGGCTTGCGGCAACCGCAAGGCGCTATCGTCGCCATCGATCCGCACAACGGCCATATTCTAGCGATGGTCGGCGGACGCGGCACGGACCATTTCAACCGCGCCACCCAAGCGGTGCGTCAGCCGGGCTCGGCATTTAAGCCCTTCGTCTACATCAGCGCCGTGGAAAAAGGCATGACCCCGGGCACGATCGTCGACGACTCGCCGGTCACAATCGCCGGTTGGAGTCCGCAAAACTACAGCCGTACATTCAGCGGTAAAATGACATTACGTCAGGCCTTGATGAATTCCGTCAATGTGCCGGCCGTCAAAATCGCGCAGGAAGTCGGCATGCATAATATCCTCGCCAATGCAGAAAACATGGGCATCAGCACGCTCGTCTTCAAGGGCGGCAACAATGATGAGAACCTGGCCGCCGCCTTGGGCGGGTTAACGCAAGGCGTCATTCCGCTCGATATGGCATCGGCGTACGGCGTGCTGGCCAACGGCGGAGTGCATATGGAACCGCTGGCGATCATTCGGATTGTGGACCGCAACGGTAATGTATTGGAAGAAAATACCGCTAAAGGCACGCAGGTCATCAGTCAAAAAACGGCGTACATTGTTACGAATATGCTCGAATCCGCCGTCTTGCACGGCACGGGCGGCAATGCGTACATCGGTCGTCCCATGGCCGGTAAAACCGGTACAACAGACGAAAGTAAAGACGCGTGGTTTGTCGGCTATACGCCGGACGTCGCCGCGGCCGTTTGGATCGGCGATGACTTTGACGGAACCTTGCAGGGATTGACGGGCGGTACCGTTCCGGCGGCCATCTGGCGTGACTTTATGCATGCGGCCGTCGCCGACATGCCGGCCAATAGTTTCCCGACGCCGGCGGGTGTCGAGGGAATCGCCGCGGAAGGTTTTTACCAGCCGGCCTCGGAATCTGACAAAAAAGACGAAGATAAAGACAAGAAGGATAAAGACGGCAAAAAGAAAGATAAAAAATCATCCGCTAAGAGTGATAACGACGACGGTGATGAAACACCGGAACGCGTGCCCGGAAAAGTGAAAGGCGCGGGCAACGAGTAA
- the rpsD gene encoding 30S ribosomal protein S4: MATNRNARFKASRRFDLNIYGHPKALKRQSKERRPRKISEYGTQLLEKQKVKAIYNLLERQFYRYYVKARKMEGIVGENLLFLLESRLDNLVYRIGFARSIRQARQMVNHGLILVDGKRVDIPSYNVTPGQVISLKEDQRANEMFKASFQEVRSFELPYIEKNFDKWEGTYTRLPLREELPFANDINETLIVELYNK, encoded by the coding sequence ATGGCAACAAATCGGAACGCACGTTTTAAGGCGAGCCGACGGTTTGACCTCAACATCTACGGTCATCCGAAAGCGTTAAAACGGCAGTCCAAAGAGCGCCGCCCGCGTAAAATCTCGGAATACGGCACCCAGCTCTTGGAAAAACAGAAAGTTAAAGCGATCTACAATTTATTGGAACGTCAGTTCTACCGTTACTACGTCAAAGCGCGTAAAATGGAAGGCATCGTCGGTGAAAACCTTCTCTTCCTCCTCGAAAGCCGCCTGGACAACCTCGTCTATCGCATCGGCTTCGCGCGTTCGATCCGTCAGGCTCGCCAGATGGTGAACCACGGCTTGATCCTCGTTGACGGCAAACGCGTTGACATCCCGTCGTATAACGTAACCCCGGGTCAGGTCATCTCGTTGAAAGAAGATCAACGTGCCAATGAAATGTTCAAAGCCAGCTTCCAGGAAGTTCGTTCCTTCGAGCTGCCTTATATAGAAAAGAACTTCGACAAATGGGAAGGCACTTACACCCGTCTCCCGCTGCGTGAAGAATTGCCGTTCGCGAACGACATCAACGAAACGCTCATCGTCGAATTGTACAACAAGTAA